A segment of the Verrucomicrobiota bacterium genome:
GGCTCTTCATCCCGACGTTTATAACAGTTCCAGAAGTAAGCAAGTGCCCGTATGTGGCCGCTTGTTGTTAGACCAAAACGTGATACGTCTAACCGGACTTGTTTAGAAATCAGTTTGGTTGGCTGGTTCGGCCCCAGCCGTTCTTCAATAAGCTTCCAGGACCTGGGCCAGTAAACAGGCCCGATACGACGCAGCAGTTCTTCACGCCCATAGATTTCGTGCCAGATCTTCTCCCAAGACCAAACTTCGATGGTAAATAACCCGATGGCACGATTTTCATCCGTTAGCTCTCGGGCGCGCTGCTGCACTTTCACGTCGGCAGGACCGGTCGTTGCTAGGATAAACGCAGAAAGCGGCGGCTTGAACTCCCGTGCGTATGCCACCTCCGTTTCCAGATCTTTCACTGTCAGCTTGCTGCGTAATAGCCCATCCTTTTGCTTGCACTGGACTCCGATCCACCTGCCATCTTTCTGGCCAAAGACATCCACTCCGGCCTGTGGCTGGCCGCTACGCCCGTTCTTTTGCGCACCTGGATCGTTCCATATGTCTTTCCACAAATCGAGGCATAGCGACTCGAAATCGTCCGGGTTGTTCGGTGGTGGAAAGGTTTCAGAGTTCGCGCTCATATTTGCTGATCAGCCTTTCTTCCATCCTCGCTTAGTCTTTGTCACCGGCTGCTCCGCGTGCAAATTTCCCCTTCCGGCGGGGGCGGTGGTGGTTTGGAAATCGAAGAGGGCTGTTTGTTGTGAACGGTTAACGGTTATGTTAGTGGCATCCTCCAACTGTGGACCGCTACACCAGCCTGTGTTGGCGTCGAAACCGGGAATTCCATTAAGGTCCGAGTTCATAGTAGACGGCAGATAGTAGTCATGCGGTGGTCACAATGGCAATTGCTTCATTCAAAGCTCTATGCCTGATCCGTTCGCTTTCTCCAAAACAAAGCGAGTCGAACCGCAGCCAACGGCTGCGATAGTTCAGATGATGATCAACTAACTCGGCAATGGCGTTCTGAATGACCGGTAGTAGGAAACACTCGGTTTTACCGGAACCGGTGCCGGTGGTAACCACAAGCGGCGACGCAGTCGGTCCGAGCAGGTGATGAATGGCTTCTGACTGCTGCAGAAACGCAACTTCGCTGCGCGAACGTGCCGCCATGGCTCGGGCAATCGCAGGATCAAGGGGCAAGTGATTCCATGACTCGCCGGCGCGGAATGGGCGATGCGCCTGATAAAAGGGCTCCTGAGCAAGGAACAGTGGTCGATCAAGTTCGGTTTCCAGTGCCTGCCGCAAGGCCCGGTCACGGGCGCGGAATTCCGATTGGAGGTGGTCGCGATACTCTTCGATGACATGATCCAGAGCGATACTAGGATTTAGGCTCATACGGACTGGTGAATGGCAATCGTAACCGGCACATGAACCTGCGTGGAAATAGCCGTGTAAATATCAACATCCTGTTCCGGAGTGCGGATGGTTACCACTAAAGCATAGCGCAAACGACTATTATGGCGTTGGAGATGTGGACGAAGACGCCACCAACCATTGACTGGGTACACAGCAATTTGATTCTTCTCCGCCAATTGGGCTGCAGTGCCGCGCCAAGTATCGCTGTGAACCGACCCGCGATGCCGTAATTTGATACCCAAATCCCAGTCTTGAGAGTCCGCAGCTCCTGCTCGTCCTGTATTTTCCTCATCACGCGCTTCACGATTGATGCGGGCACGAAATCTAGCGTCATCCTCTTCGGGGCGTTTAACATCAAAGCGTAGACCACACGAAGCGTAACGATAACGGTCGTTCGTTTGACGAGGACCAGGGTTGGCCTCAACAAAGTAGGACAGGGTAACCCGCATTTCAGCCTGCGTGAGGCCGTATTGCAGGAGAATTTCACGAGGCCACTTCAATGTGTGGAGTTTCAGTTCATTCGTTTTGATTTGCCCATCTTCAATGATGAAGGGCTGAATTTCATCCTGGCAGATCAAAGTAACTGAACTGCTGGCACTGCGCAGAGCCGCTTGAAGGTTGGGGGAACCATAACCGAATTTCCTAAGTATTGAAGGCCATTTGGATTTTGGAATATCGCACACGTTCACATTGTCCAACATGGCTGGAGTCCAACGCGCAGAATGGATCAGCAGAGCGCGAAGGGTTTCCGGCCAATAATGAGGATATTCAGCTTGAATAATGGCGGCGGTGCGAGCCGCCAGCACCGTCGCGGCACTAGTGTCACCAGTTACCCCCAAGAGGCGGGATCGAAAATTAGCGTTTGTAGAAAGCAGTTGGAGAGAATCGTGGTAATCAGCTGAACCATCCGCCGGATTGGTTGCTTTATTGCCACCTTCCATCACAACATCTGGTTTGATGGGCCATTGATCATTCCAGACAAGAGAGGTGGTGCTGGCTGGTGCCAGTGCTCCATCGGGCGCCAAAGGCTGCCACCCTGGCATGGCTTGTTGGTCTATATTCACCTTGTTGGTGAAAGCCCCAACAGTCACCGCATTCCAAGCTTGGGCTGGATCGTGAATCTGCTCGGTTTCGTTCTTGGCGGGATATTCGGCAGAATACTGGATATCGGTATTACCCGCACTTACAAAAACCAGTCGTTGGTTATCAGCAGATTCACCAGCGCCCGCGCAGATTTGATCCAGTTCGGCAGACCAAGAAGTGGGGCGTCCCCTAGCCCGAGTATCCACACTGGTGATTTGCATGGAAAAAACTCGACTTCGTTGAGGTGCGCCAATTTCGGCCCGTGCTACGCACTCCTTGGTAATGGCTCCGTAAAGCTTCGGATCGTTAGCACCAACCGGAGGTATTATTTTCACCGATTCAAGACAGTGGGTGAGTTGAATTGGCATGTTTCCCTCTAACGGAAAGGTAAGGTCGCCAAATAATGCCAGTCCCGCCATCTGAGTACCGTGCCCATTAGGTTGCTGAGTATCCGTCACCCCCCAATTGGGATCATAGGCATGCATATCCTGCATTTGAAGGGATGCGGACAACAAGGGATGCCCCTGATTGACACCAGTATCGAGTAAACAAACCGATGGTTGATCAGGACCAGGAGGAATGACGCGTTCAAGCAGGTCGGCGGTCCACGCATTCTGTTCGATAGGGCTCATGGCCGTAAAAAAGGAAGCGGTGACCTGAGGCGCACGCAACTCGGTTAAACAGTTCAACAAATCTAAGGACTGTTCGAGTTGCTGTCTTGTGGCACGAATGAGCAATACCGTATTTTCAGGAAGATTAATCTGCGGTCTTTCTATGTCAATTTTCAGTGCGGCAGCTTGCTGACGGAACAATTGCAGTACGCTTTGGCGACCGTCTTCCCCATCCCCCACATGGAGCCAAACTTCCCAAGCAGTGGGCTCTTTGCAGTCGGGCATGGGCTTTTCCTCTTCCGTCCAGAAAGCCTCCAAGGCCGCTATGCGTATCTCGGCAATGGTCGCAACAAGTTTCTCGTTCTTATAATGCCCATTCAGGGTTTGTTGGCTTCGATAAGCCTCAATTTTTTTAACTAAAACGTCCAATTTACCAAATGGTACGCGGACGGTAGCAAGAGTCATTTCTTCCTGTTTGCCTTTAATGACAACCAACCGTTTACGGACGTTTAAAAGGGTGAGCCCGGATTTATCCAGTGAATCAACATTGAGGGGAAAACCTCCATCGCTGGTAAACTCAAGAAGCAGCCCCCATTCAGTGGACAGGCCAGTTGCAACACGTTCCTTGTGAATACGATCAGCAGCCTCCTGAATGCACGCAAGTTGATTATTTAATCGGGCAGCATGTTGCTGACGTTCTCTGGGTGGAAACTTGATACTACTTCCCCGACTGGGTGGTGGCGTAAAGGAGTGGACTACCCCTTGGTGATCAAACAGAAAGTGTCGATAACCGTCGTGACTTTTCTGGGGCATGCGTTCCTCCGATCATGGTTGGCCTCGTTTTAAAAAGGTGTGCCGCTCACGGATAGCTGCCAACAACTCAGCAGTGTTTACATCCGCACGGTCTCGCAACAACATTTCCTTGATGGTTTCGTCGCAAGCCTTAACTATCTCGGCAAAACTCATGCCAAACGCCGCAGTAGTGGCTTTGCCCAAGTCAACTGCCACTTTGCCAGGAGCCAGAGCCAGCCGTCGTTGCAGCGTCTGCCGAATTGCAGTACGGTCAGGCAATTGGAAATCCAGCAGATCGTCGAACCGCCGGAAAAGTGCTGCATCCAAACTGTGTCCGTGGTTGGTCGCCGCAATTATCAAGCTGGTTCCAGTGTGAAGTTCAATAAAAGTTAAAAAACTATTCAAAACCCGACGAATCTCACCAACATCGGACCCTTGACCGCGTTCCAAACCAATGGAATCAAACTCATCAAAAAGATATACAGCCCGCGTGCGTTCAACGGAGTCGAAGATCATCCGCAGTTTGACAGTCGTCTCGCCCATGAACTTGGTGATTAAACCATCGAGTCTAACCACCAGCAATGGGATACCAAGCTCCCCCGCAAGGGCAGAGGCTGTCATGGTCTTGCCACAACCCGGAGGGCCAGTGAGAAGCAATTTCTGCCGGGGTTTGAGGTTGTGGCCTCGCAGTTTGCCAATATGCCGCTGCTCATCAAGAATGCGTTGTAACCGAACCGATAGTTCGGGGGCAAGAATCATGTCAGACAAACGGGTCTCAGGATAATAAGCGGTCAACAAGTCTGCCAGTTCGCCGCGCGGCGCGGCAAATTGAAGCACTGCTCCCCCGCTGGTAACCAGAGCTCGTTTCTCGCGGGCTTTGTCTATTAACGCTCTCAGCTCGGCAGCAAAGTCAGCATGACCATTCTTTGCCTCGTTAGCAGCTACCTGCATAGCAATGGCGTAAAACCGCGCGTCGTCAGTGTCCGCGTGGCTTTTAACCAGTGCTTTAATTTGTTCTGCGGTCGCCATCGGTTTTGCCAATAAGATATTGGAATAAAAGACTGCTAGCCAGCAGAAAAGCGATTCTTTGAAGGAATGTGCACGGACCGGCTGGAATTGCCAAATTAGATGGTAAAGTGGAGCGCTAAAGCGGAACAACACCATGCCGGCCAACCAAGGCCATACTTTGGTAATTTATGATCGGCGTGACATATGAATTTGTGAAAGAAAACCGACCGCTTGTGCGACTTCTGTGTAGCAATTGACCAAATCGTTGTTCCGCAAATCATCAATTGGTATTTCAAGAACGAAGACACCGATCAGGGGCATAACGCTCCACTCGATCCACTCCCCTTACCAGAATACCATCCTCAAAATTGAGTTCGCGTGACATGGGACTCTTAAATCTTCAGCGTTATAGAACCCGTGTTTCCACTACTTGGATAGTTGAATGCTAGGTTTATCCTTATTATTGGCTACCGCTAGGCGGGATGCTAAAGGAGCTGTTTTGTGTGTTAACTTGGAACGAACCAAAACTTTCACTCGATTCGGTTGTCGCGCCTGGCGCGGATTCACGCGTTCGCACTATTGGACAATCCTTATCCTCTGCCTTAATCCATGAATCAAAACCTGCCCAAGTGTCACCGAATTCTTTCAAAACATTGCCCCAATCTTCGTTTACCTGTGAATCAATATTCTGCCAAACCTGAACATCCTTTGACCAATCGGTTGCCGCGTCGTCATAATGACGAAGATTGAAAACAATCATCCCTCCATCAATGCGGTGCGGCACGAGGATTGAATGAATGAACTGATGCCGCCGCTCGAAGGCGTAATAGAGTTTGGGGTTCTTGGCTTGGGAGAGGGTTCGGGCTGCGAACTTCTCTTTTAGTTCTGGCTTCGCGCCGCATTTTGGGCAGACAGGAATTTCCTGCCGCTTTTCCTTTTTCAACGCCAGGACTGTTTTCGCTTCCTCTTGGGCATGGACAAAGTTGTCAATTGAAGCGCCCAAGTTATCCCAAAACGAAGTGCAAGCGGCATGAACCGAAAGCAGACTGAAATAATCTTCCTCCGTCGCGTCATGCTTCCCTGATTCTTCCGCTTTTTTGCATATTGCGATGATCTCGCGTTTTGCAATGAGCGCGTGATGCAGACGCACGAGGGCCGTGTAGTGGCATCCGGCAAATGGCATCCATTCGGGAATGACTTCCGAGCCGTCTTTGATTCGCCGGGTGAAAATGTGTCGTGACCAGACCCGTGAGTATGGTAGCAAAACCAGACTCAATTCGTCGAATTCTCGACAAATCAAGACTTCCAATGGGTCGCCTTTGGTTTGCAACCGATCAAAGTCGTTATTTCCGGTCATGGCTTGCCCTCTTTTTATGAATGTGCTCGATTTTTCCAGAATTGAAATCCTTCAGAATTGCCTCAACAATTTCTTCGCCAGCAATGACGATTTCAGTCATATCCAACTCCTCACGGTGATACGTGATTTTGACGCCTTCGACTTTGACAATATGGGACGCCCCGGATTTGTCTCTGCATTGGATGTAGTGGTCAGGTAGCGGGATTATCTTTATGTATGGACCACCTGCGCCCTTGCCATCGTCTGCAAGTGACTTGGGAAGCCAGCGGCGAAATTCATCTATTATTGGCTCGCCTTGCGCGCTAAGGAAAACCATATCAGGGCCATTTGCGAAAGTGAGTTCGCCATTTTGTAACGCATCTTTAATAGGTTGGACGGTATCGGCAGGGAAGAAAATTTCCACGCGAGGCGCTTGCTCTGGCGTGGAAACCAAACTGACTTCCTTGATTTTCACGTGGATGTTTTTGATTCTACCCTTCCAATCCTCTTCGGTTGGCTTTCGCAGGAGTTTTAGCCCAATACCGTAGTGTTTGGCAAACTCGATTACCCCCTTTTGGTAGCCCGTCTTCGTGACCATGATACCCTGACAATTCCCGATGTCGTGTATGACCGCAAAAAAGTTGCGGACCTTTTCGAGCGTGATATCACTCGCGTAGTTTTTGCACTCGATCAGGACGTGATGTTCGACCGTGGCGCGGCGGAAGCGCCAACTGACATCAACTTGATGTGTAACTCCGGAGCGCCCTTTGATGTCCAAGTTATGTTCAACTTTGATGTTGCCAGCGTTTTCATTTTGGAGAATCGCCTGGTAAACAGTCTGTGTAAATTTTTCGTATTCCACAGCCTCGGCATACATTTTCTCGTCCATAATCGTTTGTTCGCAGTTTATCGTGTCTTACCCCGCCGTCGAGTCGGCTTGCTCACCGGCTGTTCGGCAAACAGCGTGCCGCTGCCGGCAGGGGCGGTCGTGGTTTCAAAATCGAAAAGTTCGCCGGAAGTGGAACGCTGGGCTTCGCCGAAGACGGCGGCAGGAATCGGCAAATCAATGACTGGCTGCGGCAGATTTTCGTTGAGCGGGATATCCCAGTAGGGGTCGTGTTTCTTGGTGAAGGCTTCGAGACCGATGGATTGCAGTTCGTCGAAGGCGGCGAGGCATTGGCGGGGGGCGTCTTTGTAGCTGGAGTGGCTGAAAGTGCTCAGGACGTGGGCGTATTGGTCGCGGGTCAGGCCATAGGCTTGAGCCACGACTGCGTCAATTGCGGCGCGGACGGCCCAGCGGGCGTCCTCGCCCGACAGCACCGGCCAGGTGAACGCCGCGCCCGCCTCCCGCCACACCTCGACCAACTGCTCCCGCCACAACGGCGCGTAGCCCGCGTTGTTGCACGTCAGACGAAGCGCGGAATGCGCTAGAAAAGATCTCGCTGTTAGCGTCGTCGGAATCCTCGTGGCTCGAAAAATGAACGAACTGACTGTTGATCCCGCTTTCTGACGAACCTGCCAATCAGCAAAGAATGAGTTCAACACTGACGCAAGTGCGAGCGCGTAACCGTTAGTTCGCGTGCGAAGCTGGGTCTCGATTGCTGCCTTATGATTTGTAATGATTCCCGGCGGTAACACCGCGCAAATGAGTGTGCGCTCGTTGGTACTGGAGGCAACTTCGCGGTATGCCAAGCGATAGAACGCCATCGCTGGATTCCATTTGGATTTTCCGAGGACGACCGCAATGGGAGCACACACGCCCACCGGATAATCGCCGGTGTCGGTGAATTGGTTGAAAGCCTTTCCTTCAACCACCGGCACAAGTTCTGGGGCGGACTTACCTAAGTCGCGACTGATTTCAGATGCGAAGCGCACTGGATGACGAGGTAAATTGAAATCTGGATTGCGATGCAACTCCACTCCGTATGCAAAATCGAGACCGTCACGTTCCAACAACGCACCGAGTGAGATAACGCCGCTCGAATACAGAACGGCAAGCAAGTCAGCGTCCATCTGGCTTCGACATTCTGCGAATGTTAAAAGCTGCCCGCCAGTTCGACGAACAAAGTCGAGGGTGTAACGCAGAGCTGCAGGATGGCGCTCGGTGGCGAAAAGCCAAGAGTCATCATGAAGGTAAAACCCACAATCAAACGTGTTCGTGAATCCAGCATTCTGCGCCACCATAGCCGCGAATTTAAAACTCCGATGAATCTCAAAAAGTGCTCGCTTATTCTCGAATGAGTAACAGCAGCGAAGTTGCATGTGTTCGAGGTAAAGCTGGCGAACGCCAGTCGCGCCTTCGTTGGCGTGGATTGCGCTTGGATAAACGCAGCCAACCTGGCCACCGGGACGCAGAACCTGAGCAGCGCGTTCCGCAAATAAGCGGTAAAGGTCTGGACGGCCAGTGGTGTTCTTCCCGTTCAGCTTTACCGTCTGCCAGCGATAGAGCGCGTCGTGCAGGCGGAATTGTGCCTCGGTTTGTTCGATGAACTCGGCCCACAACCTTGCAGATTCAGGAATCCGTTTCGCGATGGCTTCGATGATTGGCTGGCGCGCTTTTTTGTCGTCAACGCTCAAAACCTCCAAATCATAGTTTGCCCAAAATTCTTCTTCTGGGACTTCAATTCGATCCCACGGAGGATTACCCAAATCGGCATCAAACCCGACGCGGATAGACGGATTGCCGTCGGGATAGAAGACTTCCGGAAATGCCA
Coding sequences within it:
- a CDS encoding DEAD/DEAH box helicase, whose product is MSLNPSIALDHVIEEYRDHLQSEFRARDRALRQALETELDRPLFLAQEPFYQAHRPFRAGESWNHLPLDPAIARAMAARSRSEVAFLQQSEAIHHLLGPTASPLVVTTGTGSGKTECFLLPVIQNAIAELVDHHLNYRSRWLRFDSLCFGESERIRHRALNEAIAIVTTA
- a CDS encoding S8 family peptidase translates to MPQKSHDGYRHFLFDHQGVVHSFTPPPSRGSSIKFPPRERQQHAARLNNQLACIQEAADRIHKERVATGLSTEWGLLLEFTSDGGFPLNVDSLDKSGLTLLNVRKRLVVIKGKQEEMTLATVRVPFGKLDVLVKKIEAYRSQQTLNGHYKNEKLVATIAEIRIAALEAFWTEEEKPMPDCKEPTAWEVWLHVGDGEDGRQSVLQLFRQQAAALKIDIERPQINLPENTVLLIRATRQQLEQSLDLLNCLTELRAPQVTASFFTAMSPIEQNAWTADLLERVIPPGPDQPSVCLLDTGVNQGHPLLSASLQMQDMHAYDPNWGVTDTQQPNGHGTQMAGLALFGDLTFPLEGNMPIQLTHCLESVKIIPPVGANDPKLYGAITKECVARAEIGAPQRSRVFSMQITSVDTRARGRPTSWSAELDQICAGAGESADNQRLVFVSAGNTDIQYSAEYPAKNETEQIHDPAQAWNAVTVGAFTNKVNIDQQAMPGWQPLAPDGALAPASTTSLVWNDQWPIKPDVVMEGGNKATNPADGSADYHDSLQLLSTNANFRSRLLGVTGDTSAATVLAARTAAIIQAEYPHYWPETLRALLIHSARWTPAMLDNVNVCDIPKSKWPSILRKFGYGSPNLQAALRSASSSVTLICQDEIQPFIIEDGQIKTNELKLHTLKWPREILLQYGLTQAEMRVTLSYFVEANPGPRQTNDRYRYASCGLRFDVKRPEEDDARFRARINREARDEENTGRAGAADSQDWDLGIKLRHRGSVHSDTWRGTAAQLAEKNQIAVYPVNGWWRLRPHLQRHNSRLRYALVVTIRTPEQDVDIYTAISTQVHVPVTIAIHQSV
- a CDS encoding ATP-binding protein, with the protein product MVLFRFSAPLYHLIWQFQPVRAHSFKESLFCWLAVFYSNILLAKPMATAEQIKALVKSHADTDDARFYAIAMQVAANEAKNGHADFAAELRALIDKAREKRALVTSGGAVLQFAAPRGELADLLTAYYPETRLSDMILAPELSVRLQRILDEQRHIGKLRGHNLKPRQKLLLTGPPGCGKTMTASALAGELGIPLLVVRLDGLITKFMGETTVKLRMIFDSVERTRAVYLFDEFDSIGLERGQGSDVGEIRRVLNSFLTFIELHTGTSLIIAATNHGHSLDAALFRRFDDLLDFQLPDRTAIRQTLQRRLALAPGKVAVDLGKATTAAFGMSFAEIVKACDETIKEMLLRDRADVNTAELLAAIRERHTFLKRGQP
- a CDS encoding restriction endonuclease, whose protein sequence is MDEKMYAEAVEYEKFTQTVYQAILQNENAGNIKVEHNLDIKGRSGVTHQVDVSWRFRRATVEHHVLIECKNYASDITLEKVRNFFAVIHDIGNCQGIMVTKTGYQKGVIEFAKHYGIGLKLLRKPTEEDWKGRIKNIHVKIKEVSLVSTPEQAPRVEIFFPADTVQPIKDALQNGELTFANGPDMVFLSAQGEPIIDEFRRWLPKSLADDGKGAGGPYIKIIPLPDHYIQCRDKSGASHIVKVEGVKITYHREELDMTEIVIAGEEIVEAILKDFNSGKIEHIHKKRASHDRK